One window from the genome of Sesamum indicum cultivar Zhongzhi No. 13 linkage group LG15, S_indicum_v1.0, whole genome shotgun sequence encodes:
- the LOC105178404 gene encoding UDP-glycosyltransferase 91D1-like gives MAAKDHQPLHIAVFPWLAFGHIIPYLELSKHVAQRGHRISFISTPRNIDRLLKLPPHLSSSIALVKIPLPRIAELPENAEATMDIHGGQMDHLKTAFDGLEAGLTRFLEDSRPDWIIYDFAAHWLPPVAAGLGISRAFFLNINAWFLAFFGPADALVNGSDDRTKPEDFTVPPKWVKFQTKVAYRRYEADWIFGSGPELHHRPVIPLGLMPPKVQDHSINNDGIKKYGLGSKTGLIIRTKVRKASEPDPIELPRGFEERVSGRGIVWRSWAPQLKILSHESVGGFLTHCGWSSIVEGLMFGHPLITLPFLVDQDLNSRVVVKNQLGREIPRNEQDGSYTRNSVAESVKFVMLQEEGRKFRGRAQEMSTVFSDTELHSRYIDNAIEFLENHV, from the exons ATGGCGGCCAAAGACCACCAACCCCTCCACATAGCAGTGTTCCCATGGCTTGCCTTCGGTCACATAATCCCATATCTCGAACTCTCCAAGCACGTAGCTCAAAGGGGTCACAGAATCTCATTCATTTCCACCCCGAGAAACATCGATCGCCTCCTAAAACTGCCTCCACATTTATCTTCTTCCATAGCTCTGGTCAAAATCCCACTCCCAAGAATCGCTGAGCTCCCAGAAAATGCAGAAGCCACCATGGACATCCATGGCGGACAAATGGACCATCTGAAGACAGCCTTCGACGGCCTCGAAGCCGGGCTGACCCGTTTCTTGGAGGATTCGCGCCCGGATTGGATCATCTACGACTTTGCAGCACACTGGCTGCCTCCAGTTGCGGCCGGGCTTGGGATTTCCAGGGCCTTCTTCTTGAACATCAACGCTTGGTTCTTAGCTTTTTTCGGACCAGCTGATGCCTTGGTCAACGGCTCCGACGATCGGACCAAGCCCGAAGACTTCACGGTCCCGCCAAAATGGGTCAAGTTCCAGACCAAGGTGGCTTATCGCCGCTACGAAGCTGACTGGATTTTCGGGTCGGGACCGG AGCTTCATCACAGGCCAGTCATTCCACTAGGATTGATGCCACCTAAAGTGCAAGATCATAGCATTAACAACGATGGCATCAAGAAatatggacttggatcaaaaacTGGTTTGATCATCAGAACAAAGG TACGAAAAGCATCGGAGCCCGACCCCATAGAACTGCCGAGAGGATTTGAGGAGAGAGTAAGCGGTCGAGGGATCGTTTGGAGGAGTTGGGCTCCTCAATTGAAGATACTAAGTCACGAGTCTGTGGGTGGATTCTTAACGCATTGTGGGTGGAGTTCCATTGTGGAGGGACTCATGTTTGGTCACCCTTTGATTACACTGCCGTTTCTGGTGGATCAAGATTTGAATTCTAGGGTTGTTGTTAAGAATCAGCTAGGAAgagaaattccaagaaacGAGCAAGATGGATCCTACACAAGAAACTCGGTTGCTGAATCGGTGAAGTTCGTGATGCTCCAAGAAGAGGGAAGGAAATTCAGGGGGAGAGCTCAAGAAATGAGCACAGTATTTAGTGATACAGAGTTGCATAGTCGATACATAGACAATGCCATTGagtttcttgaaaatcatGTATAG
- the LOC105178239 gene encoding putative UDP-rhamnose:rhamnosyltransferase 1 has translation MHPHFLHICIPCIYKYQCLLVILHFTLDTDTMASKAFNGGRQLHVVMFPWLAFGHMIPFLELSKFIAGKGHKITFISTPRNIDRLPKLPPDLVSSIAFAKIPLPKLEGLPENAEATMDVLPEEVEHLKKAYDGMEDDLTQFLENSDPDIIIYDFAPHWLPAIATRLRISRFFFCIFNAWFFAFLGNTKAMINGLDDRTRLENFLAPPEWVTFETKVAYRLYEADLILCAAVTNASGFSDFYRAGKVIAGCNAMIIRHCNEFESKWLKVLEELHQIEVIPLGLMPPHVQDTSDSSNEAWVSITNWLCSQIKESVVYVALGSEVVLSRDQISELAHGLELSGLPFLWAFRKPAGSREADFELPDGFEGRIKGRGVVLKNWAPQLKILGHEAVGAFLTHCGWSSIVEGLTFGHPLIMLPFVIDQGLNARVLAERQVGVEIPRNEQDGSYTRNAVAQSLRRVMVEVEGQKLRDTAKAMSILFGDRELHDRYLHNFVEYLEKLEDKP, from the coding sequence ATGCATCCGCATTTTCTGCACATATGTATCccatgtatttataaatatcaatgtCTTTTGGTGATTTTGCACTTCACTTTGGACACTGATACTATGGCTAGTAAAGCTTTCAATGGAGGGAGACAGTTGCATGTAGTGATGTTTCCTTGGCTTGCCTTTGGGCATATGATTCCCTTTCTTGAACTCTCAAAATTCATAGCTGGGAAAGGCCACAAAATCACCTTCATTTCTACCCCAAGAAACATTGACCGCCTCCCAAAACTTCCTCCCGATTTGGTTTCTTCCATAGCTTTCGCGAAAATCCCACTGCCAAAGCTTGAAGGGCTCCCAGAAAACGCCGAGGCCACCATGGATGTCCTGCCCGAGGAAGTTGAGCATCTCAAGAAGGCGTATGATGGGATGGAGGATGACCTGACACAGTTTCTTGAGAACTCCGATCCTGATATCATCATATATGATTTTGCTCCACACTGGTTGCCGGCAATTGCAACCAGGCTCAGAATTTCACGCTTCTTTTTCTGCATATTCAACGCCTGGTTCTTTGCTTTTCTTGGAAATACAAAGGCCATGATCAACGGATTAGACGATCGGACCAGACTCGAGAATTTCTTGGCTCCACCAGAGTGGGTAACATTTGAGACTAAGGTGGCTTACAGACTCTATGAGGCGGACCTTATTTTGTGCGCAGCTGTAACGAACGCTTCGGGCTTTTCAGATTTCTATCGGGCTGGAAAGGTAATTGCCGGATGCAATGCCATGATTATAAGACACTGCAATGAGTTCGAGTCCAAATGGTTGAAGGTGCTGGAAGAGCTTCACCAGATAGAGGTGATCCCACTTGGACTAATGCCACCACATGTTCAAGACACCAGTGACAGTTCAAATGAAGCATGGGTTTCTATCACGAACTGGCTTTGCAGCCAAATCAAAGAGTCTGTGGTGTATGTTGCACTTGGAAGCGAAGTGGTTTTGAGTAGAGACCAAATAAGTGAATTGGCTCACGGGCTAGAACTTTCTGGGTTGCCTTTTCTCTGGGCATTCAGAAAGCCCGCCGGGTCTCGGGAGGCTGATTTTGAGCTGCCGGACGGGTTTGAGGGAAGAATCAAGGGTCGAGGAGTTGTGTTGAAGAATTGGGCACCTCAGTTAAAAATTCTCGGCCATGAGGCAGTGGGTGCCTTCTTGACTCACTGCGGCTGGAGTTCTATAGTAGAGGGTCTAACATTCGGCCACCCCCTTATCATGCTGCCGTTTGTGATAGATCAAGGGTTGAATGCCCGAGTTCTGGCTGAAAGACAGGTGGGCGTAGAAATACCTAGAAATGAGCAAGATGGGTCATACACAAGAAATGCAGTGGCTCAGTCTCTGAGAAGGGTGATGGTCGAAGTTGAGGGGCAGAAGCTTAGAGACACGGCTAAAGCAATGAGCATACTGTTTGGAGACAGAGAACTACATGACCGATATCTACACAATTTCGTTGAGTATCTAGAGAAACTTGAAGACAAACCATGA